One genomic window of Anoplolepis gracilipes chromosome 5, ASM4749672v1, whole genome shotgun sequence includes the following:
- the Cnb gene encoding uncharacterized protein Cnb isoform X3 has protein sequence MFSLIARECHSSLFTKFFLQPYLKVSASNLPNTSIGQQHTRTRIVQEMDLSEVDELLQEMEATELELSKRINSSSRYQYYNELAHPILSTQTVDTANSQETETQHKLGAYKKLNFLSCSKEPQLTDALSTFSQKKSNNAFPDISLPYSESFQLNESDKMISEFKTWKQPSSKANGHTIENNKNVDHLSNVSSATIDNTKSKKSTSNQNIIRSEPSINNINTQSKGSITDTLLQISESTKFPDVTAARYSNTQHLLDPCKTPQHNGNGYDDREKSVFAKSAVHVATNTDLESRKCQRILSLSDFWEIHPSRSQEETLRIKLEEEKFRREHCEHLIQELQKRLLEQQEKVAVAVRIDNEKNVLISQFHTAWSKLKQQVAILEIEHKNSQTNLQNVTEKHQSEISEFQTQIKQFEEKLSKALDLAAGYKEKSDTTIKEKIDLLKAHADELESYKLLVQEAENRYEQIKMEYNKLLEKNQQNEEILKTVQSELNKERLRGSEIRSEMGVIHKALDTCEAELTVLKQEKENLQLKLKEEINRNSILEQKNSSLLVSIDDAKKAEKFAKDETKSIVEQKEKIRAELQEVYQKQVDEVVKAKLQEFQTQLDTAESEFLEELKTRQQVIAECAARKIKDVIDKHRLEINLLEEKHKEEKRLCELQLAQALQRSSMLETHLNSQRTTKSQLAEQLHSVMQKQWQQALHIISGGNTDNLSPIQKIYTNKHFDFKVPKKSESVPNCYAKLTQEPIKYTTQSLETQNPIQLLEDQNESVNTMNSNENTPLTSRKESKNDLRQYVKMIAEMQLAKEDKDPKSRSSISSPPLECRELPRKHYLKKELSIMSEDSIMWQPTSEASHDISEHIPLPQKMGTKLDQKSKPPWK, from the exons TAGCTCATCCGATATTATCGACTCAAACTGTTGATACTGCAAATAGTCAAGAGACAGAGACACAACATAAGCTTGgggcatataaaaaattaaatttcctaTCATGTAGCAAAGAACCACAACTCACTGATGCTTTATCAACATTTTCTCAAAAGAAATCAAACAATGCATTCCCTGATATATCATTGCCATACAGTGAATCATTCCAATTAAATGAATCTGACAAAATGATTTCTGAATTTAAGACATGGAAACAGCCTAGTTCAAAAGCAAATGGACATACaatagaaaacaataaaaatgtagacCACTTATCTAATGTATCATCTGCTACAATTGACAATACTAAATCAAAAAAATCAACatcaaatcaaaatattataagaagtgaaccaagtataaataacataaatactCAATCCAAAGGTTCTATTACAGACACTCTATTGCAAATTAGTGAATCAACTAAATTTCCTGATGTGACAGCTGCACGATATAGTAATACACAACATTTACTGGATCCTTGTAAAACGCCACAACACAATGGAAATGGATATGATGACAGAGAAAAATCTGTATTTGCTAAAAGCGCTGTACATGTTGCTACAAACACAGATCTTGAGTCaag gaaATGTCAACGAATCTTGTCACTTTCGGATTTCTGGGAAATTCACCCATCTAGATCACAAGAAGAAACACTTAGAATCAAATTGGAAGAGGAGAAATTTCGTAGAGAG caTTGTGAACATCTAATTCAAGAACTTCAGAAACGGTTGCTGGAACAACAAGAGAAAGTGGCAGTAGCAGTTAGAATCGACAATGAGAAGAATGTTTTAATATCTCAATTTCATACAGCTTGGTCTAAATTAAAACAACAAGTCGCAATCCTAGAAATTGAACATAAAAACTCACAAACTAATCTGCAAAATGTCACAGAGAAACATCAGTCTGAAATTTCAGAATTTCAAACTCAAATCAAAcagtttgaagaaaaattatcaaaagcCTTAGATTTGGCAGCTggatataaagagaaaagtgaCACCAcgatcaaagaaaaaattgatttattaaaagccCATGCAGATGAGTTggaaagttataaattattagtccAAGAAGCAGAAAATAGAtatgaacaaataaaaatggaatataacaaattattagagaaaaatcagcaaaatgaagagatattaaaaactGTTCAATCAGAGTTAAATAAAGAACGTTTGAGAGGGAGTGAAATACGAAGTGAGATGGGTGTCATTCATAAAGCACTAGATACTTGCGAAGCCGAATTGACAGTGCTcaaacaagaaaaagaaaatttgcaacTTAAACTGAAAGAAGAGATAAACAGAAATTCTAttttagaacaaaaaaattcatcatTACTTGTATCTATTGATGATGCTAAGAAAGCAGAG aaatttgcTAAGGACGAAACCAAATCTATTGTCGAGCAAAAGGAAAAAATCAGGGCAGAATTACAGGAAGTTTATCAGAAACAGGTCGATGAAGTGGTAAAAGCAAAATTACAAGAATTTCAAACGCAACTTGATACTGCCGAATCAGAATTTTTAGAGGAATTAAAAACAAGACAACAAGTTATAGCTGAATGTGCTGCTAGAAAGATAAAGGATGTTATTGATAA ACATCGTttggaaataaatttgttggaGGAAAAACATAAAGAAGAGAAACGATTGTGCGAGCTACAATTAGCTCAAGCTTTACAAAGATCATCTATGTTAGAAACGCATTTAAACTCCCAACGCACAACAAAATCTCAACTTGCGGAACAACTACATTCTGTTATGCAAAAGCAATGGCAGCAAGCTCTACATATTATATCag GTGGTAATACAGATAATTTATCTCcgattcaaaaaatttacacaaacaAACATTTTGACTTTAAAGTTCCTAAAAAGTCTGAATCAGTGCCAAATTGTTATGCTAAGCTTACTCAGGAACCAATAAAATATACGACTCAGTCATTAGAGACACAAAATCCAATACAATTGCTTGAAGATCAAAATGAAAGCGTGAATACAATGAATTCTAATGAAAATACACCTTTAACTAGTAGAAAGGAATCGAAGAACGATCTTCgacaatatgtaaaaatg attGCAGAAATGCAATTAGCAAAGGAAGATAAAGATCCAAAATCTAGAAGCAGTATTTCAAGCCCGCCGTTAGAATGCAGGGAACTACCgcgaaaacattatttaaaaaaggaattaaGTATAATGAGCGAAGATAGTATCATGTGGCAACCAACGTCTGag gCTTCGCATGACATTAGTGAACATATACCTCTCCCGCAAAAAATGGGTACGAAATTAGATCAAAAAAGCAAGCCGCCTTGGAAATGA
- the Cnb gene encoding uncharacterized protein Cnb isoform X6, translating to MKVSASNLPNTSIGQQHTRTRIVQEMDLSEVDELLQEMEATELELSKRINSSSRYQYYNELAHPILSTQTVDTANSQETETQHKLGAYKKLNFLSCSKEPQLTDALSTFSQKKSNNAFPDISLPYSESFQLNESDKMISEFKTWKQPSSKANGHTIENNKNVDHLSNVSSATIDNTKSKKSTSNQNIIRSEPSINNINTQSKGSITDTLLQISESTKFPDVTAARYSNTQHLLDPCKTPQHNGNGYDDREKSVFAKSAVHVATNTDLESRKCQRILSLSDFWEIHPSRSQEETLRIKLEEEKFRREHCEHLIQELQKRLLEQQEKVAVAVRIDNEKNVLISQFHTAWSKLKQQVAILEIEHKNSQTNLQNVTEKHQSEISEFQTQIKQFEEKLSKALDLAAGYKEKSDTTIKEKIDLLKAHADELESYKLLVQEAENRYEQIKMEYNKLLEKNQQNEEILKTVQSELNKERLRGSEIRSEMGVIHKALDTCEAELTVLKQEKENLQLKLKEEINRNSILEQKNSSLLVSIDDAKKAEKFAKDETKSIVEQKEKIRAELQEVYQKQVDEVVKAKLQEFQTQLDTAESEFLEELKTRQQVIAECAARKIKDVIDKHRLEINLLEEKHKEEKRLCELQLAQALQRSSMLETHLNSQRTTKSQLAEQLHSVMQKQWQQALHIISGGNTDNLSPIQKIYTNKHFDFKVPKKSESVPNCYAKLTQEPIKYTTQSLETQNPIQLLEDQNESVNTMNSNENTPLTSRKESKNDLRQYVKMIAEMQLAKEDKDPKSRSSISSPPLECRELPRKHYLKKELSIMSEDSIMWQPTSEASHDISEHIPLPQKMGTKLDQKSKPPWK from the exons TAGCTCATCCGATATTATCGACTCAAACTGTTGATACTGCAAATAGTCAAGAGACAGAGACACAACATAAGCTTGgggcatataaaaaattaaatttcctaTCATGTAGCAAAGAACCACAACTCACTGATGCTTTATCAACATTTTCTCAAAAGAAATCAAACAATGCATTCCCTGATATATCATTGCCATACAGTGAATCATTCCAATTAAATGAATCTGACAAAATGATTTCTGAATTTAAGACATGGAAACAGCCTAGTTCAAAAGCAAATGGACATACaatagaaaacaataaaaatgtagacCACTTATCTAATGTATCATCTGCTACAATTGACAATACTAAATCAAAAAAATCAACatcaaatcaaaatattataagaagtgaaccaagtataaataacataaatactCAATCCAAAGGTTCTATTACAGACACTCTATTGCAAATTAGTGAATCAACTAAATTTCCTGATGTGACAGCTGCACGATATAGTAATACACAACATTTACTGGATCCTTGTAAAACGCCACAACACAATGGAAATGGATATGATGACAGAGAAAAATCTGTATTTGCTAAAAGCGCTGTACATGTTGCTACAAACACAGATCTTGAGTCaag gaaATGTCAACGAATCTTGTCACTTTCGGATTTCTGGGAAATTCACCCATCTAGATCACAAGAAGAAACACTTAGAATCAAATTGGAAGAGGAGAAATTTCGTAGAGAG caTTGTGAACATCTAATTCAAGAACTTCAGAAACGGTTGCTGGAACAACAAGAGAAAGTGGCAGTAGCAGTTAGAATCGACAATGAGAAGAATGTTTTAATATCTCAATTTCATACAGCTTGGTCTAAATTAAAACAACAAGTCGCAATCCTAGAAATTGAACATAAAAACTCACAAACTAATCTGCAAAATGTCACAGAGAAACATCAGTCTGAAATTTCAGAATTTCAAACTCAAATCAAAcagtttgaagaaaaattatcaaaagcCTTAGATTTGGCAGCTggatataaagagaaaagtgaCACCAcgatcaaagaaaaaattgatttattaaaagccCATGCAGATGAGTTggaaagttataaattattagtccAAGAAGCAGAAAATAGAtatgaacaaataaaaatggaatataacaaattattagagaaaaatcagcaaaatgaagagatattaaaaactGTTCAATCAGAGTTAAATAAAGAACGTTTGAGAGGGAGTGAAATACGAAGTGAGATGGGTGTCATTCATAAAGCACTAGATACTTGCGAAGCCGAATTGACAGTGCTcaaacaagaaaaagaaaatttgcaacTTAAACTGAAAGAAGAGATAAACAGAAATTCTAttttagaacaaaaaaattcatcatTACTTGTATCTATTGATGATGCTAAGAAAGCAGAG aaatttgcTAAGGACGAAACCAAATCTATTGTCGAGCAAAAGGAAAAAATCAGGGCAGAATTACAGGAAGTTTATCAGAAACAGGTCGATGAAGTGGTAAAAGCAAAATTACAAGAATTTCAAACGCAACTTGATACTGCCGAATCAGAATTTTTAGAGGAATTAAAAACAAGACAACAAGTTATAGCTGAATGTGCTGCTAGAAAGATAAAGGATGTTATTGATAA ACATCGTttggaaataaatttgttggaGGAAAAACATAAAGAAGAGAAACGATTGTGCGAGCTACAATTAGCTCAAGCTTTACAAAGATCATCTATGTTAGAAACGCATTTAAACTCCCAACGCACAACAAAATCTCAACTTGCGGAACAACTACATTCTGTTATGCAAAAGCAATGGCAGCAAGCTCTACATATTATATCag GTGGTAATACAGATAATTTATCTCcgattcaaaaaatttacacaaacaAACATTTTGACTTTAAAGTTCCTAAAAAGTCTGAATCAGTGCCAAATTGTTATGCTAAGCTTACTCAGGAACCAATAAAATATACGACTCAGTCATTAGAGACACAAAATCCAATACAATTGCTTGAAGATCAAAATGAAAGCGTGAATACAATGAATTCTAATGAAAATACACCTTTAACTAGTAGAAAGGAATCGAAGAACGATCTTCgacaatatgtaaaaatg attGCAGAAATGCAATTAGCAAAGGAAGATAAAGATCCAAAATCTAGAAGCAGTATTTCAAGCCCGCCGTTAGAATGCAGGGAACTACCgcgaaaacattatttaaaaaaggaattaaGTATAATGAGCGAAGATAGTATCATGTGGCAACCAACGTCTGag gCTTCGCATGACATTAGTGAACATATACCTCTCCCGCAAAAAATGGGTACGAAATTAGATCAAAAAAGCAAGCCGCCTTGGAAATGA
- the Cnb gene encoding uncharacterized protein Cnb isoform X9, translating to MDLSEVDELLQEMEATELELSKRINSSSRYQYYNELAHPILSTQTVDTANSQETETQHKLGAYKKLNFLSCSKEPQLTDALSTFSQKKSNNAFPDISLPYSESFQLNESDKMISEFKTWKQPSSKANGHTIENNKNVDHLSNVSSATIDNTKSKKSTSNQNIIRSEPSINNINTQSKGSITDTLLQISESTKFPDVTAARYSNTQHLLDPCKTPQHNGNGYDDREKSVFAKSAVHVATNTDLESRKCQRILSLSDFWEIHPSRSQEETLRIKLEEEKFRREHCEHLIQELQKRLLEQQEKVAVAVRIDNEKNVLISQFHTAWSKLKQQVAILEIEHKNSQTNLQNVTEKHQSEISEFQTQIKQFEEKLSKALDLAAGYKEKSDTTIKEKIDLLKAHADELESYKLLVQEAENRYEQIKMEYNKLLEKNQQNEEILKTVQSELNKERLRGSEIRSEMGVIHKALDTCEAELTVLKQEKENLQLKLKEEINRNSILEQKNSSLLVSIDDAKKAEKFAKDETKSIVEQKEKIRAELQEVYQKQVDEVVKAKLQEFQTQLDTAESEFLEELKTRQQVIAECAARKIKDVIDKHRLEINLLEEKHKEEKRLCELQLAQALQRSSMLETHLNSQRTTKSQLAEQLHSVMQKQWQQALHIISGGNTDNLSPIQKIYTNKHFDFKVPKKSESVPNCYAKLTQEPIKYTTQSLETQNPIQLLEDQNESVNTMNSNENTPLTSRKESKNDLRQYVKMIAEMQLAKEDKDPKSRSSISSPPLECRELPRKHYLKKELSIMSEDSIMWQPTSEASHDISEHIPLPQKMGTKLDQKSKPPWK from the exons TAGCTCATCCGATATTATCGACTCAAACTGTTGATACTGCAAATAGTCAAGAGACAGAGACACAACATAAGCTTGgggcatataaaaaattaaatttcctaTCATGTAGCAAAGAACCACAACTCACTGATGCTTTATCAACATTTTCTCAAAAGAAATCAAACAATGCATTCCCTGATATATCATTGCCATACAGTGAATCATTCCAATTAAATGAATCTGACAAAATGATTTCTGAATTTAAGACATGGAAACAGCCTAGTTCAAAAGCAAATGGACATACaatagaaaacaataaaaatgtagacCACTTATCTAATGTATCATCTGCTACAATTGACAATACTAAATCAAAAAAATCAACatcaaatcaaaatattataagaagtgaaccaagtataaataacataaatactCAATCCAAAGGTTCTATTACAGACACTCTATTGCAAATTAGTGAATCAACTAAATTTCCTGATGTGACAGCTGCACGATATAGTAATACACAACATTTACTGGATCCTTGTAAAACGCCACAACACAATGGAAATGGATATGATGACAGAGAAAAATCTGTATTTGCTAAAAGCGCTGTACATGTTGCTACAAACACAGATCTTGAGTCaag gaaATGTCAACGAATCTTGTCACTTTCGGATTTCTGGGAAATTCACCCATCTAGATCACAAGAAGAAACACTTAGAATCAAATTGGAAGAGGAGAAATTTCGTAGAGAG caTTGTGAACATCTAATTCAAGAACTTCAGAAACGGTTGCTGGAACAACAAGAGAAAGTGGCAGTAGCAGTTAGAATCGACAATGAGAAGAATGTTTTAATATCTCAATTTCATACAGCTTGGTCTAAATTAAAACAACAAGTCGCAATCCTAGAAATTGAACATAAAAACTCACAAACTAATCTGCAAAATGTCACAGAGAAACATCAGTCTGAAATTTCAGAATTTCAAACTCAAATCAAAcagtttgaagaaaaattatcaaaagcCTTAGATTTGGCAGCTggatataaagagaaaagtgaCACCAcgatcaaagaaaaaattgatttattaaaagccCATGCAGATGAGTTggaaagttataaattattagtccAAGAAGCAGAAAATAGAtatgaacaaataaaaatggaatataacaaattattagagaaaaatcagcaaaatgaagagatattaaaaactGTTCAATCAGAGTTAAATAAAGAACGTTTGAGAGGGAGTGAAATACGAAGTGAGATGGGTGTCATTCATAAAGCACTAGATACTTGCGAAGCCGAATTGACAGTGCTcaaacaagaaaaagaaaatttgcaacTTAAACTGAAAGAAGAGATAAACAGAAATTCTAttttagaacaaaaaaattcatcatTACTTGTATCTATTGATGATGCTAAGAAAGCAGAG aaatttgcTAAGGACGAAACCAAATCTATTGTCGAGCAAAAGGAAAAAATCAGGGCAGAATTACAGGAAGTTTATCAGAAACAGGTCGATGAAGTGGTAAAAGCAAAATTACAAGAATTTCAAACGCAACTTGATACTGCCGAATCAGAATTTTTAGAGGAATTAAAAACAAGACAACAAGTTATAGCTGAATGTGCTGCTAGAAAGATAAAGGATGTTATTGATAA ACATCGTttggaaataaatttgttggaGGAAAAACATAAAGAAGAGAAACGATTGTGCGAGCTACAATTAGCTCAAGCTTTACAAAGATCATCTATGTTAGAAACGCATTTAAACTCCCAACGCACAACAAAATCTCAACTTGCGGAACAACTACATTCTGTTATGCAAAAGCAATGGCAGCAAGCTCTACATATTATATCag GTGGTAATACAGATAATTTATCTCcgattcaaaaaatttacacaaacaAACATTTTGACTTTAAAGTTCCTAAAAAGTCTGAATCAGTGCCAAATTGTTATGCTAAGCTTACTCAGGAACCAATAAAATATACGACTCAGTCATTAGAGACACAAAATCCAATACAATTGCTTGAAGATCAAAATGAAAGCGTGAATACAATGAATTCTAATGAAAATACACCTTTAACTAGTAGAAAGGAATCGAAGAACGATCTTCgacaatatgtaaaaatg attGCAGAAATGCAATTAGCAAAGGAAGATAAAGATCCAAAATCTAGAAGCAGTATTTCAAGCCCGCCGTTAGAATGCAGGGAACTACCgcgaaaacattatttaaaaaaggaattaaGTATAATGAGCGAAGATAGTATCATGTGGCAACCAACGTCTGag gCTTCGCATGACATTAGTGAACATATACCTCTCCCGCAAAAAATGGGTACGAAATTAGATCAAAAAAGCAAGCCGCCTTGGAAATGA
- the Cnb gene encoding uncharacterized protein Cnb isoform X8, whose protein sequence is MSQQHTRTRIVQEMDLSEVDELLQEMEATELELSKRINSSSRYQYYNELAHPILSTQTVDTANSQETETQHKLGAYKKLNFLSCSKEPQLTDALSTFSQKKSNNAFPDISLPYSESFQLNESDKMISEFKTWKQPSSKANGHTIENNKNVDHLSNVSSATIDNTKSKKSTSNQNIIRSEPSINNINTQSKGSITDTLLQISESTKFPDVTAARYSNTQHLLDPCKTPQHNGNGYDDREKSVFAKSAVHVATNTDLESRKCQRILSLSDFWEIHPSRSQEETLRIKLEEEKFRREHCEHLIQELQKRLLEQQEKVAVAVRIDNEKNVLISQFHTAWSKLKQQVAILEIEHKNSQTNLQNVTEKHQSEISEFQTQIKQFEEKLSKALDLAAGYKEKSDTTIKEKIDLLKAHADELESYKLLVQEAENRYEQIKMEYNKLLEKNQQNEEILKTVQSELNKERLRGSEIRSEMGVIHKALDTCEAELTVLKQEKENLQLKLKEEINRNSILEQKNSSLLVSIDDAKKAEKFAKDETKSIVEQKEKIRAELQEVYQKQVDEVVKAKLQEFQTQLDTAESEFLEELKTRQQVIAECAARKIKDVIDKHRLEINLLEEKHKEEKRLCELQLAQALQRSSMLETHLNSQRTTKSQLAEQLHSVMQKQWQQALHIISGGNTDNLSPIQKIYTNKHFDFKVPKKSESVPNCYAKLTQEPIKYTTQSLETQNPIQLLEDQNESVNTMNSNENTPLTSRKESKNDLRQYVKMIAEMQLAKEDKDPKSRSSISSPPLECRELPRKHYLKKELSIMSEDSIMWQPTSEASHDISEHIPLPQKMGTKLDQKSKPPWK, encoded by the exons TAGCTCATCCGATATTATCGACTCAAACTGTTGATACTGCAAATAGTCAAGAGACAGAGACACAACATAAGCTTGgggcatataaaaaattaaatttcctaTCATGTAGCAAAGAACCACAACTCACTGATGCTTTATCAACATTTTCTCAAAAGAAATCAAACAATGCATTCCCTGATATATCATTGCCATACAGTGAATCATTCCAATTAAATGAATCTGACAAAATGATTTCTGAATTTAAGACATGGAAACAGCCTAGTTCAAAAGCAAATGGACATACaatagaaaacaataaaaatgtagacCACTTATCTAATGTATCATCTGCTACAATTGACAATACTAAATCAAAAAAATCAACatcaaatcaaaatattataagaagtgaaccaagtataaataacataaatactCAATCCAAAGGTTCTATTACAGACACTCTATTGCAAATTAGTGAATCAACTAAATTTCCTGATGTGACAGCTGCACGATATAGTAATACACAACATTTACTGGATCCTTGTAAAACGCCACAACACAATGGAAATGGATATGATGACAGAGAAAAATCTGTATTTGCTAAAAGCGCTGTACATGTTGCTACAAACACAGATCTTGAGTCaag gaaATGTCAACGAATCTTGTCACTTTCGGATTTCTGGGAAATTCACCCATCTAGATCACAAGAAGAAACACTTAGAATCAAATTGGAAGAGGAGAAATTTCGTAGAGAG caTTGTGAACATCTAATTCAAGAACTTCAGAAACGGTTGCTGGAACAACAAGAGAAAGTGGCAGTAGCAGTTAGAATCGACAATGAGAAGAATGTTTTAATATCTCAATTTCATACAGCTTGGTCTAAATTAAAACAACAAGTCGCAATCCTAGAAATTGAACATAAAAACTCACAAACTAATCTGCAAAATGTCACAGAGAAACATCAGTCTGAAATTTCAGAATTTCAAACTCAAATCAAAcagtttgaagaaaaattatcaaaagcCTTAGATTTGGCAGCTggatataaagagaaaagtgaCACCAcgatcaaagaaaaaattgatttattaaaagccCATGCAGATGAGTTggaaagttataaattattagtccAAGAAGCAGAAAATAGAtatgaacaaataaaaatggaatataacaaattattagagaaaaatcagcaaaatgaagagatattaaaaactGTTCAATCAGAGTTAAATAAAGAACGTTTGAGAGGGAGTGAAATACGAAGTGAGATGGGTGTCATTCATAAAGCACTAGATACTTGCGAAGCCGAATTGACAGTGCTcaaacaagaaaaagaaaatttgcaacTTAAACTGAAAGAAGAGATAAACAGAAATTCTAttttagaacaaaaaaattcatcatTACTTGTATCTATTGATGATGCTAAGAAAGCAGAG aaatttgcTAAGGACGAAACCAAATCTATTGTCGAGCAAAAGGAAAAAATCAGGGCAGAATTACAGGAAGTTTATCAGAAACAGGTCGATGAAGTGGTAAAAGCAAAATTACAAGAATTTCAAACGCAACTTGATACTGCCGAATCAGAATTTTTAGAGGAATTAAAAACAAGACAACAAGTTATAGCTGAATGTGCTGCTAGAAAGATAAAGGATGTTATTGATAA ACATCGTttggaaataaatttgttggaGGAAAAACATAAAGAAGAGAAACGATTGTGCGAGCTACAATTAGCTCAAGCTTTACAAAGATCATCTATGTTAGAAACGCATTTAAACTCCCAACGCACAACAAAATCTCAACTTGCGGAACAACTACATTCTGTTATGCAAAAGCAATGGCAGCAAGCTCTACATATTATATCag GTGGTAATACAGATAATTTATCTCcgattcaaaaaatttacacaaacaAACATTTTGACTTTAAAGTTCCTAAAAAGTCTGAATCAGTGCCAAATTGTTATGCTAAGCTTACTCAGGAACCAATAAAATATACGACTCAGTCATTAGAGACACAAAATCCAATACAATTGCTTGAAGATCAAAATGAAAGCGTGAATACAATGAATTCTAATGAAAATACACCTTTAACTAGTAGAAAGGAATCGAAGAACGATCTTCgacaatatgtaaaaatg attGCAGAAATGCAATTAGCAAAGGAAGATAAAGATCCAAAATCTAGAAGCAGTATTTCAAGCCCGCCGTTAGAATGCAGGGAACTACCgcgaaaacattatttaaaaaaggaattaaGTATAATGAGCGAAGATAGTATCATGTGGCAACCAACGTCTGag gCTTCGCATGACATTAGTGAACATATACCTCTCCCGCAAAAAATGGGTACGAAATTAGATCAAAAAAGCAAGCCGCCTTGGAAATGA